Proteins from a single region of Hordeum vulgare subsp. vulgare chromosome 6H, MorexV3_pseudomolecules_assembly, whole genome shotgun sequence:
- the LOC123404413 gene encoding 7-deoxyloganetin glucosyltransferase-like, whose amino-acid sequence MSSAAHQRQPHAVLIPQPAQGHVTPMLHLAKALHARGFRITFVNSEYNRRRLLRSRGPGSLDGADGFRFEAVPDGLPPPSDDHGDDVTQDIAALCLSTTKHSAAPFRELLVRLNNGMPGAPPVSCVIADGVMSFAQRVAGEMGIPALVFWTTSACGFMGYLHFAELVRRGYVPLKDESDLTNGYLDTVIDWIPGMEGIRLKDIPSFIRTTDPDDVMLNFDGGEAQNARGARGLILNTYDELEQDVVDALRRTFPRLYTVGPLPAFAKAAAGGAELDAIGGNLWEEDASCLRWLDAQKQPGSVVYVNFGSITVVTTAQLTEFAWGLASCGRPFLWVVRPDLVAGEKAVLPEEFVRDTKDRGVLASWCPQERVLSHPSVGLFLTHCGWNSTLESVCAGVPMVCWPFFAEQPTNCRYACAKWGIGMEIGGDVNREEVARLVREAMDGEKGEAMRASATAWKESARAATEGGGSSSENMDRLVKFLRAGCDGAS is encoded by the exons ATGAGCTCGGCGGCGCACCAGCGGCAGCCCCACGCGGTGCTGATCCCGCAGCCGGCGCAGGGGCACGTCACGCCGATGCTGCACCTCGCCAAGGCGCTGCACGCCCGGGGCTTCCGCATCACCTTCGTCAACTCCGAGTACAAccgccgccgcctgctccggTCCCGCGGCCCGGGCTCGCTGGACGGCGCCGACGGCTTCCGATTCGAGGCCGTCCCGGACGGCCTGCCACCGCCGTCCGACGACCACGGCGACGACGTCACGCAGGACATCGCCGCGCTCTGCCTGTCCACCACCAAGCACAGCGCCGCGCCGTTCAGGGAGCTGCTCGTCAGGCTTAACAACGGCATGCCGGGGGCGCCGCCGGTGAGCTGCGTCATAGCCGACGGCGTCATGAGCTTCGCGCAGAGGGTCGCCGGGGAGATGGGCATCCCGGCCTTGGTGTTCTGGACTACCAGCGCCTGCGGCTTCATGGGTTACCTCCACTTCGCCGAGCTCGTCAGAAGAGGCTATGTGCCACTCAAAG ATGAGAGTGACCTGACTAATGGATACCTGGACACTGTCATCGACTGGATCCCCGGAATGGAAGGCATCCGTCTGAAAGACATACCCAGCTTCATCAGAACGACCGACCCGGACGACGTGATGCTCAACTTCGACGGCGGCGAGGCGCAGAACGCGCGCGGCGCCCGCGGGCTCATCCTCAACACGTACGACGAACTGGAGCAGGACGTTGTCGACGCGCTCCGCCGCACGTTCCCGCGCCTGTACACCGTCGGCCCGCTGCCCGCGTTCGCCAAAGCCGCCGCGGGAGGCGCCGAGCTGGACGCGATCGGCGGCAACCTCTGGGAGGAAGACGCGAGCTGCCTCCGCTGGCTGGACGCCCAGAAGCAGCCCGGCTCGGTCGTGTACGTCAACTTCGGCAGCATCACGGTGGTGACCACGGCGCAGCTCACGGAGTTCGCGTGGGGGCTGGCGAGCTGCGGCCGGCCGTTCCTGTGGGTTGTCCGGCCGGACCTGGTCGCCGGCGAGAAGGCCGTGCTGCCGGAGGAGTTTGTCCGGGACACCAAGGACAGGGGAGTCCTGGCGAGCTGGTGCCCCCAGGAGCGCGTCCTCTCGCACCCGTCGGTGGGGCTGTTCCTGACGCACTGCGGGTGGAACTCGACGCTGGAGAGCGTGTGCGCTGGCGTGCCGATGGTCTGCTGGCCCTTCTTCGCCGAGCAGCCGACCAACTGCCGGTACGCGTGCGCCAAGTGGGGCATCGGGATGGAGATCGGCGGCGACGTGAACAGGGAGGAGGTGGCGCGGCTCGTGCGCGAGGCCATGGACGGCGAGAAGGGCGAGGCGATGAGAGCGAGCGCGACGGCGTGGAAGGAGAGCGCCAGGGCGGCGACGGAGGGAGGTGGCTCGTCGAGCGAGAACATGGA